In Gadus chalcogrammus isolate NIFS_2021 chromosome 1, NIFS_Gcha_1.0, whole genome shotgun sequence, one DNA window encodes the following:
- the csrnp2 gene encoding cysteine/serine-rich nuclear protein 2, with protein sequence MEAGASLGLKRRYEEVDHSSAFSTPKDSDDEVSSSDSADSCDSLNPPSGAPFAPTSILRRQRPSPGGKRVRFDLVTVYYFPRRQGFTSVPSQGGSSLGMARHHSSIRHYTLGEFAREQESSHRHTLRQHLRQEKLSARKMKLTRNGTVECSQADLLTLEDVSDEDLDVDAVEVDDCFFLQPLPTKRRRALLRASGVARIDAREKAELRAIRLSREECGCDCRLYCDPRHCGCSQAGIKCQVDRMAFPCGCSRDGCGNMAGRIEFNPLRVRTHYLHTIMKLGLEKRMEQYPADADLLLSAASTGPPSPELPCSSSSSSSSSSSSLSAGAFQLEESEAEAVVAVHDLLAERDVLERENETAVLHLQSAEEQERREREREEAEASALGPGGLPGPGEEPGEEQVLLQGSFPPGPAVLCVAPDVQETGPPPEEPSASLLYYQLTPVQPGAPEPPGGAPGTGEREEEEVEAAAGEEQKQGGEGGGEGGGEGGGVACGQATGGVVTLGSEEGPPGPLHNRSPGPCQAGARSAAQGEVAPPPSEV encoded by the exons ATGGAGGCAGGCGCGTCCCTCGGCCTCAAGCGACGGTATGAGGAGGTGGACCACAGCTCAGCGTTCTCCACCCCCAAGGACTCAGACGATGAGGTCTCCAGCAGCGACAGCGCCGACAGCTGTGACAGCCTCAATCCCCCGTCTGGCGCACCGTTTGCAC ccaCCTCCATCCTCCGACGCCAGAGGCCTTCCCCGGGGGGGAAGCGGGTGCGCTTCGACCTGGTGACGGTGTACTACTTCCCGCGGCGGCAGGGCTTCACCAGCGTCCCCAGCCAGGGGGGCAGCTCGCTGGGCATGGCGCGCCACCACTCCTCCATCCGCCACTACACCCTGGGGGAGTTCGCCCGCGAGCAGGAGAGCAGCCACCGCCACACGCTGCGGCAGCACCTCCGCCAGGAGAAGCTCAGCGCCCGCAAGATGaag CTGACGCGCAACGGCACGGTGGAGTGCTCCCAGGCCGACCTGCTGACGCTGGAGGACGTGTCGGACGAGGACCTGGACGTGGACGCCGTGGAGGTGGACGACTGCTTCTTCCTGCAGCCGCTGCCCACCAAGCGGCGCCGGGCGCTGCTGCGGGCCTCGGGCGTGGCCCGCATCGACGCCCGCGAGAAGGCGGAGCTCCGGGCCATCCGGCTGTCCCGCGAGGAGTGCGGCTGCGACTGCCGCCTGTACTGCGACCCGCGCCACTGTGGCTGCAGCCAGGCGGGCATCAAGTGCCAG gtggaccGCATGGCGTTCCCGTGCGGCTGCTCCCGGGACGGCTGCGGCAACATGGCGGGCCGCATCGAGTTCAACCCACTGCGCGTGCGCACGCACTACCTGCACACCATCATGAAGCTGGGCCTGGAGAAGAGGATGGAGCAGTACCCCGCCGACGCCGACCTGCTCCTCTCCGCCGCCTCCACCGGGCCCCCGTCCCCGGAGctgccctgctcctcctcctcctcctcctcctcctcctcctcctccctgtcggCGGGGGCCTTCCagctggaggagagcgaggcggaggcggtggtggcggtgcaCGACCTGCTGGCCGAGCGCGACGTCCTGGAGCGGGAGAACGAGACGGCCGTGCTGCACCTGCAGAGCGCCGAGGAGCAGGAGCGCCgcgagcgggagcgggaggaggcggaggcgtCGGCGCTGGGGCCCGGGGGGCTGCCGGGCCCCGGGGAGGAGCCCGGTGAGGAGCAGGTGCTGCTGCAGGGCTCCTTCCCCCCGGGGCCCGCCGTGCTCTGCGTGGCCCCCGACGTCCAGGAGACGGGGCCCCCCCCGGAGGAGCCCTCCGCCTCCCTGCTGTACTACCAGCTCACCCCCGTGCAGCCGGGGGCCCCGGAGCCCCCGGGGGGGGCCCcagggacaggggagagggaggaggaggaggtggaggcagcGGCAGGAGAGGAACAAAAACAAGGTGGAGAGGGCGGAGGCGAGGGCGGAGGCGAGGGCGGAGGCGTGGCCTGCGGTCAGGCCACCGGCGGGGTCGTGACCCTGGGCTCGGAGGAGGGGCCCCCCGGCCCGCTGCACAACCGCTCCCCGGGGCCGTGCCAGGCGGGGGCCCGCTCGGCCGCGCAGGGGGAGGTGGCCCCGCCGCCGTCCGAGGTGTAG
- the tfcp2 gene encoding transcription factor CP2 yields the protein MAWALKLPLTDEVIESGLVQDFDASLSGIGQELGAGAYSMSDVLALPIFKQEESNLPPDNENKILPFQYVLCAATSPAIKLHDETLTYLNQGQSYEIRMLDNRKIGELPEITSKMVKSIIRVVFHDRRLQYTEHQQLEGWRWNRPGDRILDLDIPMSVGMIDPRANPTQLNTVEFLWDPSKRTSVFIQVHCISTEFTMRKHGGEKGVPFRIQIDTFKENDSIEYTEHQHSASCQVKVFKPKGADRKQKTDREKMEKRAPQEREKYQSSYETTILTECSPWPEVTYVSNSPSPSFISTHTTFPVVVSEGNGSPSEPEPVVPVVVEPQPFTCFQPYNDDSNKNLLPTATPQDALQWLHRNRFSTFSRLFTNFSGADLLKLTREDVIQICGPADGIRLFNAMKGRVVRPRLTVYVCQESQQAREQQQQKHENGDSPNNTFFVYHAIYLEDLTAAELTEKIAQLFNISPRQINQIFKQGPTGIHVLVSDEMIQNFQDEVCFVLDTMKDDTSDGYHIILK from the exons ATGGCGTGGGCACTAAAGCTGCCCCTGACGGACGAGGTGATCGAGTCAGGCTTGGTGCAGGACTTCGATGCGAGTCTCTCGGGCATTGGCCAAGAGCTGGGAGCAGGGGCATACAGTATGAG CGACGTGCTCGCCCTGCCCATCTTCAAGCAGGAAGAGTCCAACCTGCCCCCAGATAATGAAAACAAGATCCTGCCCTTCCAGTATGTTCTGTGTGCAGCTACCTCGCCGGCCATCAAGCTGCATGACGAAACACTCACCTACCTCAACCAAG GACAGTCTTATGAAATTCGAATGCTTGACAATCGGAAAATCGGGGAGCTTCCTGAAATCACCAGTAAGATGGTGAAG AGCATCATCCGTGTGGTCTTCCATGACCGACGGCTGCAGTACACAGAACACCAGCAGCTGGAGGGTTGGCGCTGGAACCGGCCCGGGGACCGCATCCTGGACCTGG ATATCCCCATGTCAGTTGGCATGATCGACCCCAGGGCTAACCCTACTCAGCTTAACACTGTGGAGTTCCTTTGGGACCCATCAAAAAGAACCTCAGTTTTTATCCAG GTTCACTGCATCAGCACAGAGTTCACCATGCGAAAGCACGGAGGGGAGAAAGGCGTGCCTTTCCGGATCCAGATCGACACGTTCAAGGAGAACGACAGCATTGAGTACACTGAGCACCAGCACTCGGCCTCCTGCCAGGTCAAGGTCTTCAAG CCCAAAGGCGCCGACAGGAAGCAGAAGACGGACCGGGAGAAGATGGAGAAACGGGCGccacaggagagggagaagtaCCAGTCCTCTTACGAAACCACTATCCTCACAGAG TGCTCTCCCTGGCCTGAGGTGACCTACGTCAGCAACTCCCCGTCTCCTAGCTtcatcagcacacacaccaccttcCCTGTGGTGGTGTCAGAAGG CAACGGATCGCCCAGTGAGCCTGAGCCGGTTGTCCCGGTGGTAGTAGAA CCCCAACCTTTCACTTGTTTTCAACCGTACAACGATGACAGCAACAAG AACCTGTTGCCCACGGCGACGCCACAGGATGCCCTGCAATGGCTCCACAGGAACCGCTTCTCCACCTTCAGCCGCCTCTTCACCAACTTCTCAG GGGCCGACCTGCTGAAGCTCACCAGGGAAGACGTGATCCAGATCTGTGGGCCGGCCGACGGGATCCGGCTGTTCAACGCCATGAAGGGACG ggtggtcCGTCCAAGGCTGACGGTGTACGTGTGCCAGGAGTCCCAGCAGGCCCgggaacagcagcagcagaaacacGAGAACGGCGACTCGCCCAACAACACGTTCTTTG TTTATCACGCCATCTACCTGGAGGACCTCACTGCCGCCGAGCTCACAGAGAAGATCGCTCAGCTCTTCAACATCTCACCCAGACAGATAAACCAGATCTTCAAACAAGGTCCCACGGGCATCCACGTACTGGTCAGCGATGAG ATGATCCAGAACTTCCAGGACGAGGTGTGCTTTGTCTTGGACACGATGAAAG ATGACACGAGCGACGGTTACCACATCATACTGAAGTGA
- the pou6f1 gene encoding POU domain, class 6, transcription factor 1 isoform X1, whose translation MQRGCMCAKNMDSQDIPAKAAPLTVNEQVIVMSGHETIRVLEVEVDSSTASSLSDDKVESRLEGRDDQAPKQPDVSSIQDTPTATKIAGGADVGEQQVITVDATGPALQTLAPTIPISAALPQTQATLPINIQACPQLLTQESFAQLMTGMMAQAGSLGQPLLIPLSMAGSLGGQGGLAVLTLPTTNVATLPGLTAATAAGNLLKLPLAGLQAATVLNSLQPQLQTTAATLFQPQAASLQQVTSQPTQVTGTQVTASQVAAAQMASAIATTMAQPGISVAALQTAGLSLNPAIFSAASFGAQPQFLSSLTSTPIFTTAMSNMTGITSQVITNAQGQVIGTLPLLLNPASLGGAATHTLPLQGLQLQTVASQLLFNAQGQIVATLGGGATAAPIAAAMLPKDSAASGLNKPNMQASVTTVAQSPVIIAPQTSVKTAATPIPISCADIATVGQLVSKPQHAVNNEEGINLEEIREFAKNFKIRRLSLGLTQTQVGQALTATEGPAYSQSAICRFEKLDITPKSAQKLKPVLERWLAEAELWNQKGQQNLMEFVGGEPSKKRKRRTSFTPQAIEVLNTYFEKNALPTGQEITEIARELNYDREVVRVWFCNRRQTLKNTSKINVFQVQ comes from the exons ATGCAGAGGGGTTGTATGTGTGCTAAAAACATGGACTCACAGGACATCCCTGCTAAAGCTGCCCCACTTACTGTCAATGAACAG GTGATTGTAATGTCTGGCCATGAGACGATCCGTGTGCTAGAAGTAGAGGTAGACTCTTCCACTGCGTCCTCGTTATCAGATGACAAAGTGGAATCCAGGTTGGAAGGAAGAGACGACCAGGCCCCGAAACAACCTGACGTCAGCAGCATCCAAGACACACCTACTGCCACTAAGATCGCTGGGGGAGCAG ATGTCGGAGAGCAGCAGGTCATAACCGTGGATGCCACAGGCCCCGCCCTCCAAACACTAGCGCCAACCATTCCTATCAGTGCAGCCCTACCCCAAACGCAGGCCACCCTACCCATCAACATACAGGCATGTCCGCAG TTGCTGACGCAAGAGAGCTTTGCCCAGCTGATGACGGGGATGATGGCCCAAGCGGGGTCCCTGGGCCAACCGCTGCTCATCCCCCTCAGCATGGCCGGGTCcctggggggccaggggggcctGGCTGTGCTCACGCTCCCCACCACCAATGTAGCTACGCTGCCCGGATTAACTGCAGCCACCGCAGCCGGGAACCTCCTCAAACTGCCCTTAGCAGGCCTTCAAG CTGCGACCGTGCTCAACTCCCTGCAGCCTCAGCTGCAGACGACCGCCGCCACCTTGTTCCAGCCGCAGGCCGCCTCCCTGCAGCAGGTGACGTCTCAGCCCACGCAGGTGACCGGCACCCAGGTGACGGCGAGCCAGGTGGCCGCAGCCCAGATGGCCTCGGCGATCGCTACCACCATGGCTCAGCCCGGCATCTCCGTGGCGGCGCTGCAGACCGCCGGGCTCTCGCTCAACCCCGCCATT TTCAGCGCTGCGTCCTTCGGAGCACAGCCCCAGTTCCTGAGTTCGCTCACCTCCACTCCCATCTTCACCACGGCCATGTCCAATATGACGGGCATCACCAGCCAGGTCATCACCAACGCTCAAGGACAG GTCATCGGGACGCTCCCGCTCCTTCTGAACCCGGCCTCTCTGGGCGGAGCGGccactcacaccctcccccTGCAGGGGCTCCAGCTCCAGACCGTCGCCTCGCAGCTGCTGTTCAACGCCCAGGGCCAGATCGTGGCTACTCTCGGGGGCGGAGCCACCGCAGCACCCATCGCTGCCGCCATGCTGCCTAAGGACTCTGCTGCGTCCGGCCTAAACAAGCCCAACATGCAG GCCTCGGTCACAACTGTCGCCCAGTCGCCCGTCATCATCGCCCCGCAGACCTCTGTGAAGACAGCCGCCACGCCCATCCCCATCTCCTGTGCAGACATAGCAACAGTGGGCCAGCTTGTCAGCA AGCCCCAGCATGCGGTCAACaatgaggagggcattaatctGGAGGAGATCCGAGAGTTTGCCAAGAATTTCAAGATCCGCAGACTCTCCTTGGGACTGACGCAGACACAAGTGGGGCAGGCCCTGACAGCCACGGAGGGTCCTGCGTACAGCCAATCAGCTATCTGCAg ATTCGAAAAGCTGGACATCACGCCTAAAAGCGCCCAGAAGCTGAAGCCGGTGTTGGAGCGCTGGCTGGCGGAGGCGGAGCTCTGGAACCAGAAGGGCCAGCAGAATCTGATGGAGTTCGTGGGCGGAGAGCCGTCCAAGAAACGCAAGCGGCGCACCAGCTTCACGCCGCAGGCCATCGAGGTCCTCAACACTTACTTTGAGAAGAACGCCCTGCCCACGGGCCAGGAGATCACGGAGATCGCACGGGAGCTCAACTACGACCGCGAGGTGGTGCGGGTGTGGTTCTGCAACCGGAGACAGACGCTGAAAAACACCAGCAAGATAAACGTCTTCCAGGTGCAGTAG
- the pou6f1 gene encoding POU domain, class 6, transcription factor 1 isoform X2 — MSGHETIRVLEVEVDSSTASSLSDDKVESRLEGRDDQAPKQPDVSSIQDTPTATKIAGGADVGEQQVITVDATGPALQTLAPTIPISAALPQTQATLPINIQACPQLLTQESFAQLMTGMMAQAGSLGQPLLIPLSMAGSLGGQGGLAVLTLPTTNVATLPGLTAATAAGNLLKLPLAGLQAATVLNSLQPQLQTTAATLFQPQAASLQQVTSQPTQVTGTQVTASQVAAAQMASAIATTMAQPGISVAALQTAGLSLNPAIFSAASFGAQPQFLSSLTSTPIFTTAMSNMTGITSQVITNAQGQVIGTLPLLLNPASLGGAATHTLPLQGLQLQTVASQLLFNAQGQIVATLGGGATAAPIAAAMLPKDSAASGLNKPNMQASVTTVAQSPVIIAPQTSVKTAATPIPISCADIATVGQLVSKPQHAVNNEEGINLEEIREFAKNFKIRRLSLGLTQTQVGQALTATEGPAYSQSAICRFEKLDITPKSAQKLKPVLERWLAEAELWNQKGQQNLMEFVGGEPSKKRKRRTSFTPQAIEVLNTYFEKNALPTGQEITEIARELNYDREVVRVWFCNRRQTLKNTSKINVFQVQ; from the exons ATGTCTGGCCATGAGACGATCCGTGTGCTAGAAGTAGAGGTAGACTCTTCCACTGCGTCCTCGTTATCAGATGACAAAGTGGAATCCAGGTTGGAAGGAAGAGACGACCAGGCCCCGAAACAACCTGACGTCAGCAGCATCCAAGACACACCTACTGCCACTAAGATCGCTGGGGGAGCAG ATGTCGGAGAGCAGCAGGTCATAACCGTGGATGCCACAGGCCCCGCCCTCCAAACACTAGCGCCAACCATTCCTATCAGTGCAGCCCTACCCCAAACGCAGGCCACCCTACCCATCAACATACAGGCATGTCCGCAG TTGCTGACGCAAGAGAGCTTTGCCCAGCTGATGACGGGGATGATGGCCCAAGCGGGGTCCCTGGGCCAACCGCTGCTCATCCCCCTCAGCATGGCCGGGTCcctggggggccaggggggcctGGCTGTGCTCACGCTCCCCACCACCAATGTAGCTACGCTGCCCGGATTAACTGCAGCCACCGCAGCCGGGAACCTCCTCAAACTGCCCTTAGCAGGCCTTCAAG CTGCGACCGTGCTCAACTCCCTGCAGCCTCAGCTGCAGACGACCGCCGCCACCTTGTTCCAGCCGCAGGCCGCCTCCCTGCAGCAGGTGACGTCTCAGCCCACGCAGGTGACCGGCACCCAGGTGACGGCGAGCCAGGTGGCCGCAGCCCAGATGGCCTCGGCGATCGCTACCACCATGGCTCAGCCCGGCATCTCCGTGGCGGCGCTGCAGACCGCCGGGCTCTCGCTCAACCCCGCCATT TTCAGCGCTGCGTCCTTCGGAGCACAGCCCCAGTTCCTGAGTTCGCTCACCTCCACTCCCATCTTCACCACGGCCATGTCCAATATGACGGGCATCACCAGCCAGGTCATCACCAACGCTCAAGGACAG GTCATCGGGACGCTCCCGCTCCTTCTGAACCCGGCCTCTCTGGGCGGAGCGGccactcacaccctcccccTGCAGGGGCTCCAGCTCCAGACCGTCGCCTCGCAGCTGCTGTTCAACGCCCAGGGCCAGATCGTGGCTACTCTCGGGGGCGGAGCCACCGCAGCACCCATCGCTGCCGCCATGCTGCCTAAGGACTCTGCTGCGTCCGGCCTAAACAAGCCCAACATGCAG GCCTCGGTCACAACTGTCGCCCAGTCGCCCGTCATCATCGCCCCGCAGACCTCTGTGAAGACAGCCGCCACGCCCATCCCCATCTCCTGTGCAGACATAGCAACAGTGGGCCAGCTTGTCAGCA AGCCCCAGCATGCGGTCAACaatgaggagggcattaatctGGAGGAGATCCGAGAGTTTGCCAAGAATTTCAAGATCCGCAGACTCTCCTTGGGACTGACGCAGACACAAGTGGGGCAGGCCCTGACAGCCACGGAGGGTCCTGCGTACAGCCAATCAGCTATCTGCAg ATTCGAAAAGCTGGACATCACGCCTAAAAGCGCCCAGAAGCTGAAGCCGGTGTTGGAGCGCTGGCTGGCGGAGGCGGAGCTCTGGAACCAGAAGGGCCAGCAGAATCTGATGGAGTTCGTGGGCGGAGAGCCGTCCAAGAAACGCAAGCGGCGCACCAGCTTCACGCCGCAGGCCATCGAGGTCCTCAACACTTACTTTGAGAAGAACGCCCTGCCCACGGGCCAGGAGATCACGGAGATCGCACGGGAGCTCAACTACGACCGCGAGGTGGTGCGGGTGTGGTTCTGCAACCGGAGACAGACGCTGAAAAACACCAGCAAGATAAACGTCTTCCAGGTGCAGTAG
- the dazap2 gene encoding DAZ-associated protein 2 — MNNKGSYPQQGLYPQQNSAPIYPPAMQVSPQAPPYTDAPPAYSEIYQPRFVLPPQVPGQVPQMSSPYPGAQMFMPMQQHIPVGAVGQNVPMAYYQMGAMYPPGSTVMVDGGYDAGARFGATSSVSIPPPPPGHPPNAAQLAAMQGANVVMAQRKNNFFLGSSGGGYTIW; from the exons ATGAATAACAAAG GTTCATATCCCCAGCAAGGGTTGTACCCTCAACAGAACAGCGCACCTATCTACCCTCCTGCTATGCAAGTATCCCCTCAGGCGCCTCCATACACAGATGCACCTCCTGCATACTCTGAG ATATACCAGCCCAGATTTGTGCTTCCACCCCAGGTGCCTGGCCAGGTACCTCAGATGTCCTCTCCATACCCCGGGGCACAGATGTTTATGCCCATGCAGCAGCACATTCCAGTGGGGGCAGTCGGCCAGAATGTCCCAATGGCTTACTATCAGATGGGAGCCATGTACCCCCCTGGCTCAACAGTGATGGTAGATGGAGGCTATGATGCCGGAGCACGCTTCGGGGCCACCAGCAGTGTTTCCATTCCG cccccaccccctggACACCCCCCAAATGCCGCTCAGCTGGCGGCCATGCAGGGTGCTAATGTTGTGATGGCACAGCGCAAGAATAATTTCTTCCTGGGAAGCTCCGGTGGAGGTTATACCATCTGGTAA